In Nitrospira sp., one genomic interval encodes:
- a CDS encoding ABC transporter permease produces MTARQRAATWGRRLATLTWKELLQLSRDVPLLLFLLYSFSLSVVVSGAGITMQLTNAALLVHDADHSASSRELIHRFQPPYFAFAGEIRDPRQGLRQLDEGNAMLLLEIPPRFHEALMSGERTAVQLLVDTTNAPQGLSAAGYTVRIAGLFGAERGLASVGLIGAKAALPLVTSAHRVWFNPTQDERWFQSIAHVLRMITIFAVLLPAAALVREKERGTVEQLLVSPLSPFQIMFSKVLAMSGVILLATGLALYGVLHPVFHVPMKGSAGLFFLLTALHVFTTAGFGLVAATLAKNQAQVGMMTLFVVGPMLLLSGITSPYESMPRWVQAIMTFSPLRYYIDMTYGVMLKGAGLDLLWKSVGALLLLGGTLFGFGMWRFRRQFQ; encoded by the coding sequence ATGACGGCTCGGCAGCGGGCAGCCACGTGGGGGCGGCGTCTCGCGACGCTGACGTGGAAGGAACTTCTGCAACTGTCGCGCGACGTGCCGTTGTTGTTGTTTCTGCTCTATTCGTTTTCCCTTTCGGTGGTGGTCAGCGGGGCCGGGATCACGATGCAGCTCACCAATGCGGCGTTGCTGGTGCATGATGCGGATCATAGTGCTTCGTCCCGCGAGCTGATCCACCGGTTTCAGCCTCCCTATTTCGCCTTTGCCGGAGAAATCCGCGATCCTCGTCAGGGGCTCCGGCAACTGGATGAGGGTAACGCGATGCTACTGTTGGAGATTCCTCCGCGGTTTCACGAGGCCCTCATGAGCGGGGAACGAACGGCGGTCCAGCTGCTTGTGGACACAACCAATGCACCCCAGGGGCTTTCGGCAGCCGGCTATACCGTGCGAATCGCCGGTCTGTTCGGGGCCGAGAGGGGCCTGGCCTCTGTTGGTCTTATCGGAGCGAAGGCGGCCTTGCCGCTGGTGACCAGTGCCCATCGCGTCTGGTTCAATCCCACTCAAGATGAACGATGGTTCCAGTCCATCGCCCATGTGCTCCGCATGATCACCATCTTTGCCGTGTTGTTGCCGGCGGCTGCGCTGGTCCGTGAAAAGGAACGAGGCACGGTCGAACAGTTGCTGGTGTCACCGCTGTCTCCCTTTCAGATCATGTTTTCGAAGGTGCTCGCGATGTCCGGGGTCATCCTCCTTGCGACAGGCCTCGCCCTGTACGGCGTGTTGCACCCCGTGTTTCACGTGCCGATGAAGGGGTCGGCGGGACTCTTTTTTCTCCTGACTGCATTACATGTGTTCACCACCGCCGGATTCGGGTTGGTGGCTGCGACTCTCGCGAAGAACCAGGCTCAAGTGGGCATGATGACGCTCTTCGTCGTAGGTCCGATGCTCTTGTTGTCGGGCATTACGTCACCGTATGAGTCCATGCCGAGGTGGGTGCAGGCGATCATGACGTTCTCCCCGCTGCGCTACTACATCGACATGACCTATGGCGTGATGCTGAAGGGCGCTGGTCTAGACCTGCTGTGGAAGTCGGTCGGTGCCCTGCTCCTGTTGGGCGGAACACTGTTCGGCTTCGGCATGTGGCGATTCCGGCGGCAATTTCAATGA